TTCATGTCGTCTCTCAAGTCATTGCGCCGGATGGGCGCTGTCTCGTCGGTACGGACCGTCCGGCTCGCGACCGGTCCGCTCTGCGGGTCGGCATGATGCCACGACCCGGATAATGCGCCGCTTCAGATCGTTTCCGGCCCGCGTGCAGCCCGCACGGCGGGCCGTCCACCCCGAACACGACCGCTCCCCAGGCGGCACCCCACCATGGCGCTCAAGGCCACCATCCACAAAGCCCAGCTGCAGCTCTCCGACATGGATCGCCATGTCTACGGCGAGCACTCCCTGACCGTCGCCCGCCACCCGTCGGAAACCGACGAGCGGATGATGATGCGCATCCTCGCCTACGCGCTGAACGTGCCGGCCGACGACCTGCACGGCAGGCTGGAATTCAGCAAGGGCCTGTCCGACGTGGAGGAGCCGCCGCTGTGGCAGCTCGACCTCACCGGCCAGGTCGTGCATTGGATCGAGCTCGGTCAGCCGGACGAACGCCGCCTGCGTCAGGCGCACGGCAGAGCGGACCGCGTCACCGTCATCGGGTACGCGTCCAGCACGCCGGTCTGGTGGGCCGGCATCCAGAACAAGCTGCAGCGCACGCCCAAGCTGGCGGTGTGGCAGGTGCCGGCGGAGCAGGCCCAGGCGCTGGCCGCGCTGGCGGAACGCGGCATGCAGTGGCAGGTCAGCATCCAGGACGGGACGGCGTACGTCAGCACCGAGAAGGGCGCGGTGGAGATCACACCGAGCTTGCTGAAGGAACGCGAGGAGTAAGACCTGGAGTAAGGTGAGGTGCGGCGACCGCAGCCCTCACCCCCACCCTCTCCCGCCAGCGGGAGAGGGAGCAAGACATCGATCAGGAGTTCGTTGTGCCTCAATCCGTGCCCTCCGTTTCCACCGACTCGACCGCCGCCACGGACGATCCGTTCCTGTGGCTCGAGGCGCTCGAGGGCGACGAGGGCGAACGCGCGCTGCAGTGGGTGCGCGAGCGCAACGAGGGCACCCTCGCCGTCCTGAAGGCCGAACCCGAGTTCGAGCCGGTGCGCGAGGAACTGCTGCAGATCCTCAACGCCCGCGACCGCATCCCGCACGTCGCGCGACGCGGCGACTGGTTCTACAACCTGTGGCAGGACGAGGCCCATCCGCGCGGCCTGTGGCGGCGCTGCACGCTGGAGGAATACCAGCTCGCCGAGCCGCCCTGGCGTCTGGTGCTGGACCTGGACGCGCTCGGCCGCGACGAGGGCCGCAGCTGGGTCTTCCACGGCGCGACCTCGCTGGCGCCTGAGTACCGCCGTTGTCTGGTGTCGCTGTCCGACGGCGGCGCCGATGCGCACGAGCTGCGCGAATTCGATCTGGAGACGCTGCGCTTCATCGCCCCGGCCGACGGCGGCTTCTTCGTGCCCGAGGCCAAGAGCGACGTCGAGTGGCTGGACGCCGACACGCTGCTGGTCGGCAGCGACTTCGGCCCGGACTCGCTGACGGAGTCGGGCTATCCGCGGCAGGTCCGGCGCTGGGCGCGCGGCACGCCGCTGGACGTGGCGCCGGTGATCTTCGAAGGCGAGAAGGCGGACGTGTCCGTGTCCGCCTCGGTGGACCGCACGCCGGGTTACGAGCGGGTCGTGTTCAGCCGCGCGCTGGACTTCTACAACGAGTCGCGTTTCCTCTGGAAGGACGGCGCGTTCGTTCCCATCGACCTGCCCAGCGACATGAGCGTCCATCTGGAAGGCCCGTGGATGCTGCTGCGTCCGCGCACCGACTGGGCCATCCCGCACGGGCCGACCTATCCGTCGGGCTCGCTGCTGCTGATGGAGGAAGCCTCGTTCTGGAAGAACGAACGCCACGACAAGCACATCCGGGTGATGTTCTCGCCGACGGCGGGACGCTCGCTCGAGGACTACACGCTCACGCAGCACCACCTGCTGATCAACGTCAGCGAGCACGTCGCGAGCCGGCTCGAGGAGTGGGACCTCTCCCACCGCCCGCCGACGCTTCGCCAGGTCAAGGCGCCCTTCCCCGGCACGCTGAGCGTGCAGAGCCTGCATGACCCCGAGCTGCCCGGGGACACGCTGGGCGACGCCTACCTGCTGCACTACTGCGATTTCCTGACCCCGGACATCGTCTGCCTCGCGCGGGCCGGCGTCGACGCGCGGGAGACGCTGAAGCAGCGCGGTGCGCAGTTCGACGCGCACGGCATGACGGTCGAACAGCGCTTCGCCACGAGCGCCGACGGCGAGACCGTGCCCTACTTCGTCATCGGCAGACGCGGCCGCGACGCCCAGGCGCAGAAGGAGACGCCGACGCTGCTCTACGGCTACGGCGGCTTCGAGGTCTCACTGCAGCCGTGGTACTCGGGCGGCAATGGCCGCGCGTGGCTGGCACGCGGCGGGCAATTGGTCGTCGCCAACATCCGCGGCGGTGGCGAGTACGGCCCGCGCTGGCACCAGGCGGCGACGCTCGAGCACAAACAGCGCAGCTTCGACGACTTCATCGCCGTGGCCGAGGATCTGATCGCCCACGGCCTGACGCGGCCTGAACGGTTGGGCATCATGGGCGGCAGCAACGGCGGACTGCTGGTCGGCGCCTGCATGGTGCAGCGGCCGGAGCTGTTCGGCGCGGTCGTGTGCCAGGTGCCGCTGCTCGACATGAAGCGGTATCACCTGCTGCTGGCGGGCGCGTCGTGGATGGCCGAGTACGGCGACCCGGACGACGCCGACGACTGGGCGCACATCGCCGCGTACAGCCCGTACCAGCAGTTGAAAGCCGGCGTGAAGTATCCGAGGGCGCTGTTCGCCACCTCGACGCGCGACGACCGCGTGCATCCGGGCCACGCGAGGAAAATGGCGGCTCGCATGCTTGCGTTGGGGCAGGCCTGCTTCTACTTCGAAAACATCGAGGGCGGCCACGGCGGCGCTGCGGACAACCAGCAGCGGGCGTTGTTGCAAGCCCTCGAGTTCGCCTACTTGTGGCGCCAGCTCGGCAGGGAGGCCATTCGTGGAGACGCATCTTGAATTTCGTCATCCAGCATCATCCTGACGCGAGATGCTTCCTTGCGCAGCCGCAACCCGGGCTGCAATGCCGGCTCGACTACGAGCGTCATGGCGAACAGCTGATCATCACGCACACCGGCGTGCCGGCGCAGCTGACGGGACAAGGTCTTGCCGCCGCGCTGGTGGAGGCCGCGGCGCGCTGGCTGGCGGAGTTTCCGCTGCAACTGGTGCCCGGTTGCAGCTACGTGCGGCACTGGCTGCTGCGGCACCCGCGCTGGCAGCGGCTGCTGACGCCGGCGCCGGCGCAGCGCGTGCTCAACGAGTGGTTCGGCCTGCCCGGCGGCGAGCAGGACGGCCAGGTCCAGATGAAGTGGTTCAAGAAGGATGCCGCCTTTGATGCGGCGTTGCGCGAGCGCTTCGGGCCTGTCATCGATCAGGCGCTGCGTGGCGGGCTGCGGGAGTGGGATTCCACGGCCTGGGGCGCGCTGGCGCGGATCCTGGTGCTGGACCAGTTCACGCGCAACGTCCACCGCGACACGCCGACGTCCTTCGCGGGCGATGTGCTGGCGCTGGAAGCTTCACTGGCGCTGCTGCCGCGCGCTCAGGACCTGGGCACGCTGGAGCGCTGGTTCGTCGCGATGCCGCTGGAGCACGCCGAGGATCTGGCGATGCAGGATCGCAGCGTCGCCACATTCGAGGCGCTGGCTGCTGAAGATTCGCGTCTCAAGGACGCACTCGACTACGCGCACAAGCATCGCGACGTCATCGTGCGTTTCGGTCGTTTCCCGCATCGCAACGAGATCCTGGGGCGCCAGAGCACGCCCGAGGAACTGGAGTTCCTGAGCCGGCCTGGTTCGCGGTTCTGACTGCCCTCGGGCAGGGCCGGGGCAGGCGACGAAGTCGTGCCGTCAAGAACTGACCAGGCGCGTTCTGTCTGACCGCAGCGAGCCGAAGGCGAGCGAAGGGAGTTGAGCGSCCKAGGCWCGACGGKWSTCGCCTGCCCCGGCCCTGCCCGAGGGTGGTCGGCGAAGTTCTCTAAGCCTCTACGCCTCTACGCCTCTACGTCGGTTCCTTCTCCTGCAGCAGCCGCCACATGACCTTACCCGAGCCTGACTTGGGCAGCGCGTCGACGAACTCCACGATGCGAGGCGCCTTGTAGGCCGCCATGTGTTCATGGGCCCAGTCGATGATGTCCTTGTCGGTGGTCTTGCCCTTGGCGTCGGCGCGCAGCACCACGACGGCCTTCACTGTCTCGCCGCGGTACGCGTCCTTGGCCGCGATGATGCAGGCTTCCTGCACGGCGGGGTGGCGGTACAGCAGCATCTCGACTTCTGAAGGCCAGACCTTGTAGCCACTGGCGTTGATCATCCGCTTGAGGCGATCGGTGATGAAGAAGTAGCCTTCGTCGTCCATGCGTCCGAGGTCGCCGGTGCGGAAGAAGCGTTTGCCGTCGAGTTCGACGAAGGCCGCGTCGGTCGCTTCCGGTTGCCGCCAGTAGCCCTGGAACACCATGGGGCCGTTCGTGATGATCTCGCCAACTTCGCCGACCGGCAGTTCCTCGAGCGTGGTCGGATCCACGATGCGTGAATCGACGCCGAAGATCGGGATGCCCAGGCACTGCAGCTTCGCGCGTTCCGGCGGATTGCCATGGCTGGGCGCGGCGGTCTCGGTCAGGCCGTAGCCTTCCGCGAAGGTCAGGCCGAATTCCTCCTGCAGCCGCTCCGCCACTGCCTTGGGCATGGCCGCGCCGCCGCCGCTCAGGTAGCGCAGGCTGCGCAGGTCGAAGGACTTGTAGTTCGGGCTTGCGAACAGGTCGATGATCATCGTCGGGATGCAGGTCCAGTGCGTGACCTGGTAGCGCGAGATCAGGCGCCCGCACAGCTCGCGGTCCCAGCGCGGCATGATCACCAGGGTCATGCCGATGAACACCGGCCCCAGCACGCCGTAGAGCGTGCCGGTGATGTGGAACATCGGCACCACCGCCAGCCCCACCGACTCCGCGCTCGCGTAGCCCCATTGGCAACCGCCGCAGCTGTTGGACATCAGCGTCGCGTTGGTGTGCACGCAGCCCTTGGGCAGTCCGGTGGTGCCCGAGGTGTAGGGCAGCATCGCGAGGTCGTCCGGTCCCGCGGTGTGCGGCCCCGGCACGAGTCCGGCGGCGATCGCTTCGCGCCAGTCGGTCGCGCCGTGCGGGAGCTCGTGCACCGCGGTCAGCCAGGCACGCATCGCCTCGGGCGCATCGCAGGCGGGATCGGGGCCGGCGGGCGGCAGCATCTGCCAGTACTGCGTCACCAGCACTGCGCGCGGACGCTGCGACTCGGGCAGCTTCGCGGAGGCCTTCGCCACGATGCCGGCGAGCTCGCCGCTGCAGATCACGACCTTGGTCTCGGGGTCGGTCAGGTAATGGCCGAACTCGTCCTCGCGGTTCATCGGATTCACCGGCACCACGACCGCGTCGGCGCGGTTGATCGCATAGAACGCGATCAGGTACTGCGGGCAGTTCTGGAGGAACAGCGCCACGCGGTCGCCCTTGCCAACGCCCTGCGCGCGCAGCCAGCCGGCAAGCGCCTCGGCCTGGCGGCGCATCTCGCGGAAGCTCAGCGTGGCGCCGAGGAACTGCGTCGCGGCCTTGTCCGGATAGCGGTTCGCGGCGACCTCGAGGTTGAACCACAGCGAGGTCCGCGGGATCGCCAGCCGCCGCGGCAGCCGGGCCGGCCAGTGGCTGTACTGCACGTCGGCGTTCTCGGGACGGGGGGTGACCACGCGCGTCATCGGTGCTGTCTCCTGTCTATTGTTCGGACCGATCTTCAGTCCGGCTCCAGGCATCCCTTGTCACTGCAGCGACATCACCGCGACCGTCGCGGCCCCGATGTGGGATGCACCGCTAGGCGCAAACCGCAGCCATAGCCCAGCTATGGCGAGGATTTGCAACGACGCGGTGCGCCCACAGCGGGGCCGCGGCGGTCGCGGTGTGGCGGAAACCCGACTGGTCCCCGGCATTGGGGTGCTCCCGTAGATGCTCCCCCTGGGCCCCCCGCGTAGCATGCGGGCTTTCACCAATGCCCCGTACGGCATCCGCTTCCGATCCGGCAGCGTCGATGCGAGGCCGGGCCGTGCCTCCGTCCATGCTGATCGCGCGCCGTTCCGCCCTGCTGGGGCTGCTGACCTGTGTCCTCGGATCCTCCACCGCAACCACGGCGTGGGCGATCCCCGCCGAGCAGCCGCTGGACCTGCCCGCCGGCCCGGTCGTGCTGACCGTCGGCGGTGCGCTGCGCAACGCCAACCGCGACGGCCGTGCGGCCTTCGACATGGCCATGCTCGAAAAGCTGCCGCAGGTCAGCTTCAGCACGCAGACCCCCTGGTACCCGAGCCCCCGCAAGTTCACCGGCCCGCTGCTGCGCGACGTGCTCGCCGCCGCCGGCGCGCAGGGTCGCACGATCGAGGCGCGGGCGCTCAACGACTACCGCGTCAACATCCCCGTCGACGACAGCGCGCGCTACGACGTCATCGTCGCGCGGCTGATCGACGACAAGCCGATGGCCGTGCGCGACAAGGGCCCGCTGTTCCTGATCTATCCCTTCGATCGTGCGCCCGAGCTGCGCAACAGCATCTTCTACGGGCGCTCGGCGTGGCAGCTCAACCACCTGGAGCTGCGTTGACCATGCCGCGCGACGCCGCCCGTCTCGTCGCCGCCAAGCAGCGTCGCTGGCGCATCGCCGTCTCCGCGATGGGCCTGCTGCTGGTGCTCGCGCTCGCGGGCGTCGCCTGGCTGCAGGCGCGCCAGTACGAGGCGCTCAACGGCACGCGGCGCTACCAGGACGATTACCTCGTCTGGAGCCTGTTCCAGTTCGAGACCGAGTACCTGAAGCTGCGCCTGGCGCTCGAGCAGGCCGCGGGGCCGAGCGTGGCGGTCGATCCCGATCAGGTCGCGCAGCGCTACGAGATCTTCGTCAGCCGCCTGAACCTGGTGGAAAGCGAGCATGCCGCGCTCGTGCTCGCGCATCACCCGGACTACCAGCGCACGCTCACGCGCACGCAGGACTTCGTCCGCTGGGCCGACGCGCTGCCGCTGAACGGCGCGCTGATCCGCGAGCATCCGGAGCGGATCCCCGAGATCATCGACCGGCTGGACCCGCTGGCCGATCCCATCCGCGACCTCTCGCTGACCTCGACCCACCACGTCGCCGAGGACGTCACCCAGCGCAATGAGATCGTGCGCAACCAGAGCCGCGTGAGCCTGGGCCTGACGGCGGCGCTGTCGGCGATGGCGCTGCTGTTCGCGGCCATCATCTACCGCCAGTTCCGCGGCCTGGAGCGCTACGGCGACAAGCAGAAGGCTCTGGCCGCGCGCCTCATCGACGCGCAGCGCGAGGCCGACGCGGCCAACCGCGCCAAGACGGTCTTCCTCGCCAACATGAGTCACGAGCTGCGCACGCCGCTGCAGGGGCTGCTGGGCATGCTGGGCCTGATCCGGGAAGCGCCGCTGACGACCGCGCAGCAGGACCAGTTGAAGGCCGCGAACGACTGCGCGCGGCATCTGCTGGCGGTGCTGGGCGACATCCTGGACGTGACGCGCATGGAGGCCGGCGGCCTGTCCATCGCGCCGGAGCCGCTGCAGCCAGGCGCGCTGATGAAGGAACTCGAGGCGCTGAGCCGGCCGCAGGCCGCGGCGAAGCGCCTGTCGCTGCATTTCGGTGTCGACGACGACGTTCCCGGCTGGGTGCTGGCCGATCCGACGCGGCTGCGACAGATCCTGCTGAACCTGCTGAGCAACGCGTTGAAGTTCTGCGATCGCGGTCACGTCGGCTGCCAGATGCGACGCGGCGTCGGCGCGCTGGGTGAGGACCTGCTGATGGTGGAAGTCAGCGACACCGGACCCGGCATCGACGTGGAGACGCAGGCCCGGCTGTTCCAGCGCTTCAGCCAGGGCGACGCGAGCACCTCGCGGCGCCATGGGGGCGCGGGGCTGGGGCTGGAGATCTCCCGCCGGCTGGCGCGCGCGATGGGCGGCGACATCCACGTGCAGAGCGCCGTCGGCCAGGGCGCGCGCTTCACGCTCGCGCTGCCGCTGCGCGCCGGCGCGGACCTGCCGCCGGGACGCATGGTGCCAGGTGTTGCGGAGGCCTCGAACGCCTCCCACGCCTCCAACAGCTCCCACATCTCCCCTGCCTCTCACGCGGCGCAGACCGCGGCCGCTGGTGCCCAGCCGGTGACCGGCCTGCGCGTGCTCGTCAGCGAGGACAACCCGACCAACCGTATCGTCATCGAGGCGATGCTGGAGCGGCTCGGCCACCATCCCACCTTGTGCGAGAACGGCCTGCAGGCGCTGCACGCGTTGCGCCAGCAGCCGTTCGACATCGTGCTGATGGACCTGCACACGCCGCAGATGGACGGCTTCGAGGCGACGCGGCTGATGCGCGAACTGCCGGCGCCGCGCGGCCGGCTGCCGATCATCGCGTTCTCCGCGGACGCGTTCGAGGAGTCGCGCCAGAAGGCCGACGATGCGGGCATCAGCGCCTTCCTCGCCAAGCCGGTCGAGCTGGAGACGCTGCGCGTGTGCCTGCAGTCGCTGGCGCCGTCGTCGCCGGCGCGGCCTGAAGCAGCCTGAAGCGGCCCGACATCGACGACGGCCAGGCCGGTCGTCTTCGTCGAAGGACGCCTTCGGTCTCTTATAGTTCCTCTCCATCACGGAGAGCCCCGCCCATGTACCTGTCCCGCATCGCGCTGACCAATGTGCGCTCGATGGCGTCGCTGGCGATCGACTTCGGCGCCGGCCCGGACGCGCCCGCGGGCACCAACCGGCGCTGGACGCTGCTGCTCGGCGAGAACGGCTGCGGCAAGAGCACCGTGCTGCGCGCGATCGGCCTGCTGCTGGCGGGCAGCGAGGCGCTGCCGGAGCTGCTCGGCGACACGGACTCGTGGATACGCAATGGCGCGGCGAAGTGTCGCATCGAAGGCACGCTCGTGACGGCGAAGGGCGAGCCGCGCGAGATCGCGCTGGAGCTCCATCGCGGCGACGGCCTGCGCGAGATCTTCGAGCGCAATGCGAAGACGCTGGAGGCGCTGGACGCGGCGATCCGCCACGCCGACCGCAACTACTTCGTGCTGGGCTACGGCGTCTCGCGCCGCCCGCCCGAGGGCGGCAAACGCGTGAGCGGTCCGCTGGACGATTCGGCGCGTTCGTCGCGGGCGCGTGCGCTGGCCTCGATGTTCTCGCCGGACGCCTCGCTGGTGTCGCTGCAGCGCTGGGCCATGGACCTCGACTACCGGCGCGGCGATGCCGCATTAGCCCCGATCCGGGCAGCGCTCAACCAGTTGATGCGAGGCATGAACTTCTCGCGCATCGACAAGGAGTCGGGCCAGCTGATGTTCAAGACGGTCGACGGCGAAGTGCCGTTGAACCAGCTGTCCGACGGCTACCAGAACATGGCCGCGTGGTGCGGCGACCTGCTCTTCCGCATCACCGAGGCGTTTCCCGATCGCAAGGATCCGCTGGCCACGCGCGGCGTGCTGCTGATCGACGAGCTCGACCTGCATCTGCACCCGGTGTGGCGGCGGCAACTGGTGGACTTCCTGTCGACCTTGCTGCCGCATTTCCAGTTCATCGCGACGACGCACTCCGCGCTGACCGCGCAGCAGAGCGGCGAAGGCGAGCTTTTCGTCATCCGCCGCGAAGGTCCCAAGCAGCAGCCGACACTGGTGCCCTTCGTCGGCGAGCCGCGCCTGATGATGCTGCATCAGCTGCTGATGAGTCCGATGTTCGGGCTGGAGTCCATGGACTCGGTGGCGGTCGAAACCGCACGCAACACGGCGCGCAAGCTGCACACGAAGACCAAGACGCAAGGCAAGGCGCTGACCTCGCGCGAACGCACGCAGCTGCAACGCAGCACCGAGGTCCTTCGTGTCGCGCCCGAATGGGATGCGGTGCCGGACTACGCGCGTCAGCAATCGGCGCTGCTGAAGGAACTCAAGGCGACGATCGCGAAGCAGGCGGCGAAGTCCGCACCCGCGAAGAGGTCCGCGCCCGGCAAGGCAGCGGCGAAGAAGTCCGCGCCGGCACCAGCACCGGCGCTGTCGC
This genomic stretch from Mitsuaria sp. 7 harbors:
- a CDS encoding DUF924 family protein, with protein sequence MNFVIQHHPDARCFLAQPQPGLQCRLDYERHGEQLIITHTGVPAQLTGQGLAAALVEAAARWLAEFPLQLVPGCSYVRHWLLRHPRWQRLLTPAPAQRVLNEWFGLPGGEQDGQVQMKWFKKDAAFDAALRERFGPVIDQALRGGLREWDSTAWGALARILVLDQFTRNVHRDTPTSFAGDVLALEASLALLPRAQDLGTLERWFVAMPLEHAEDLAMQDRSVATFEALAAEDSRLKDALDYAHKHRDVIVRFGRFPHRNEILGRQSTPEELEFLSRPGSRF
- a CDS encoding prolyl oligopeptidase family protein; translation: MPQSVPSVSTDSTAATDDPFLWLEALEGDEGERALQWVRERNEGTLAVLKAEPEFEPVREELLQILNARDRIPHVARRGDWFYNLWQDEAHPRGLWRRCTLEEYQLAEPPWRLVLDLDALGRDEGRSWVFHGATSLAPEYRRCLVSLSDGGADAHELREFDLETLRFIAPADGGFFVPEAKSDVEWLDADTLLVGSDFGPDSLTESGYPRQVRRWARGTPLDVAPVIFEGEKADVSVSASVDRTPGYERVVFSRALDFYNESRFLWKDGAFVPIDLPSDMSVHLEGPWMLLRPRTDWAIPHGPTYPSGSLLLMEEASFWKNERHDKHIRVMFSPTAGRSLEDYTLTQHHLLINVSEHVASRLEEWDLSHRPPTLRQVKAPFPGTLSVQSLHDPELPGDTLGDAYLLHYCDFLTPDIVCLARAGVDARETLKQRGAQFDAHGMTVEQRFATSADGETVPYFVIGRRGRDAQAQKETPTLLYGYGGFEVSLQPWYSGGNGRAWLARGGQLVVANIRGGGEYGPRWHQAATLEHKQRSFDDFIAVAEDLIAHGLTRPERLGIMGGSNGGLLVGACMVQRPELFGAVVCQVPLLDMKRYHLLLAGASWMAEYGDPDDADDWAHIAAYSPYQQLKAGVKYPRALFATSTRDDRVHPGHARKMAARMLALGQACFYFENIEGGHGGAADNQQRALLQALEFAYLWRQLGREAIRGDAS
- a CDS encoding YaeQ family protein, giving the protein MALKATIHKAQLQLSDMDRHVYGEHSLTVARHPSETDERMMMRILAYALNVPADDLHGRLEFSKGLSDVEEPPLWQLDLTGQVVHWIELGQPDERRLRQAHGRADRVTVIGYASSTPVWWAGIQNKLQRTPKLAVWQVPAEQAQALAALAERGMQWQVSIQDGTAYVSTEKGAVEITPSLLKEREE
- a CDS encoding AAA family ATPase, producing MYLSRIALTNVRSMASLAIDFGAGPDAPAGTNRRWTLLLGENGCGKSTVLRAIGLLLAGSEALPELLGDTDSWIRNGAAKCRIEGTLVTAKGEPREIALELHRGDGLREIFERNAKTLEALDAAIRHADRNYFVLGYGVSRRPPEGGKRVSGPLDDSARSSRARALASMFSPDASLVSLQRWAMDLDYRRGDAALAPIRAALNQLMRGMNFSRIDKESGQLMFKTVDGEVPLNQLSDGYQNMAAWCGDLLFRITEAFPDRKDPLATRGVLLIDELDLHLHPVWRRQLVDFLSTLLPHFQFIATTHSALTAQQSGEGELFVIRREGPKQQPTLVPFVGEPRLMMLHQLLMSPMFGLESMDSVAVETARNTARKLHTKTKTQGKALTSRERTQLQRSTEVLRVAPEWDAVPDYARQQSALLKELKATIAKQAAKSAPAKRSAPGKAAAKKSAPAPAPALSPTKLRAAVKRVERSK
- a CDS encoding long-chain fatty acid--CoA ligase translates to MTRVVTPRPENADVQYSHWPARLPRRLAIPRTSLWFNLEVAANRYPDKAATQFLGATLSFREMRRQAEALAGWLRAQGVGKGDRVALFLQNCPQYLIAFYAINRADAVVVPVNPMNREDEFGHYLTDPETKVVICSGELAGIVAKASAKLPESQRPRAVLVTQYWQMLPPAGPDPACDAPEAMRAWLTAVHELPHGATDWREAIAAGLVPGPHTAGPDDLAMLPYTSGTTGLPKGCVHTNATLMSNSCGGCQWGYASAESVGLAVVPMFHITGTLYGVLGPVFIGMTLVIMPRWDRELCGRLISRYQVTHWTCIPTMIIDLFASPNYKSFDLRSLRYLSGGGAAMPKAVAERLQEEFGLTFAEGYGLTETAAPSHGNPPERAKLQCLGIPIFGVDSRIVDPTTLEELPVGEVGEIITNGPMVFQGYWRQPEATDAAFVELDGKRFFRTGDLGRMDDEGYFFITDRLKRMINASGYKVWPSEVEMLLYRHPAVQEACIIAAKDAYRGETVKAVVVLRADAKGKTTDKDIIDWAHEHMAAYKAPRIVEFVDALPKSGSGKVMWRLLQEKEPT
- a CDS encoding ATP-binding protein — protein: MPRDAARLVAAKQRRWRIAVSAMGLLLVLALAGVAWLQARQYEALNGTRRYQDDYLVWSLFQFETEYLKLRLALEQAAGPSVAVDPDQVAQRYEIFVSRLNLVESEHAALVLAHHPDYQRTLTRTQDFVRWADALPLNGALIREHPERIPEIIDRLDPLADPIRDLSLTSTHHVAEDVTQRNEIVRNQSRVSLGLTAALSAMALLFAAIIYRQFRGLERYGDKQKALAARLIDAQREADAANRAKTVFLANMSHELRTPLQGLLGMLGLIREAPLTTAQQDQLKAANDCARHLLAVLGDILDVTRMEAGGLSIAPEPLQPGALMKELEALSRPQAAAKRLSLHFGVDDDVPGWVLADPTRLRQILLNLLSNALKFCDRGHVGCQMRRGVGALGEDLLMVEVSDTGPGIDVETQARLFQRFSQGDASTSRRHGGAGLGLEISRRLARAMGGDIHVQSAVGQGARFTLALPLRAGADLPPGRMVPGVAEASNASHASNSSHISPASHAAQTAAAGAQPVTGLRVLVSEDNPTNRIVIEAMLERLGHHPTLCENGLQALHALRQQPFDIVLMDLHTPQMDGFEATRLMRELPAPRGRLPIIAFSADAFEESRQKADDAGISAFLAKPVELETLRVCLQSLAPSSPARPEAA